ataaatcattttctaaacaaattttatctgaaacaatttttgataaaattgaattttttttcatcgtactattcacagggaaatttaaGATCctataatttcgattattcgaaaaaaaagttttaataaaagttgttactggctcgattctaaataagatttgtttgaaaatttttttgatttaaacaataattattaagataacctaaaaaaaggtgtatatatatcatttagtcttgagagacgtgcggctaaacccgaatgtttgtaggtctagtgttagttctagttttaattcaataaaaaatatacaacactatcattagaactaccACTAGATCTGAAACTACAAAGTTTCTATAATCTGCTAACTGTTAGTCCACTTGCgtgtattaaaacaattaaagaattaattttaacacctCAATTtcccaacaaaaaaaataataatggtaataataagaaataaaataattttttgttgtaaggTGCCGAAAAATTAGTTCGTCACCTTGCAAAACACAACATTCCAATCGCAATTGCAACATCGGGGAATGAATGgttatcgaaaataaaaaccCAAAATCacgtaaatttattttcggaGTTCCACCATACGGTTTATGGAAGTTCCGATCCCGAAGTTGTCAATGGGAAACCGGCGCCggatatttatttgatttgcGCTTCGAGGTTCCCGGATAATCCAAGCCCGGATAAAGTATACccgaaaaaattgaaattaatagaaattaaattgattgatGATGTGTTGTTTTTAGGTTCTTGTTTTTGAGGATGCCCCAAATGGCGTTGAGGGGGCTTATAGTGCTGGTATGCAAGTCGTGATGATTCCGGCACCGGAAGTTGAGGAGGAATTAAAGAGACATGCTACGTTGGTTTTAACAACGATGGAAGATTTTGTTCCGGAAACTTTTGGATTACCTCCTTATGATGAATGAATTcgttcattttttaatttattaatgattgTTGGGGTAAAAAATTGTTCttatatgtaaaataaaatttttatgaaaatgtttatcttatttatgtatttttttattgtttaaaaatgttttaataaattctatgTTAGTTATacttaaatatcatttttattattaagttattattattagtattaacTTATTTCATTGTTAGGAATATCGtgaatcgaaaaaaatttcctTACCAATATTACGTGTTGTATACCTAGTTTGTATAATAAGTTCCAACAGTTGTTAATTACACATTTTGAATAGGATTATGTATCTCCATTTCTACACTGCCATCATTCTCTGCATCATTATCTTTGTCTCCTTCTGGAATTGTTGTGTCAAGTTCGATGTCTTAATTACAGTGGTCTTTTAACACCTCTTCAATTTCGTGTTTTgtagtgatttttaaaatagcattgTTAGCAAATGCCTTTCAAGCCAACTACGGCTTAACAGCCAAACATAGCATAATAAGGACTACGATTTATTCGTGCTTGACTGTATACTGTATGCTGACCttcaaccaaaaaaatttgggTTTTGTTGTGCGTCTACAAAATGATATAGAATTGAATTCCcttcaaaatgagtccaaactcgactatATTATCTTGTTTAGTTCTCGAGATATTCGAATTTTAAGGTTtgattattatcaaagatggcgcattattaccattaatttttttatgacaacttttttgtttttaatcataaatatatcatgtttggtatcaaattaaaggaaatttaaaatcctaTCGAGCTATGATAAActtgataattaattatgcAATAAAGAggtggtaataataataaattaagtgattttgattaaaagtttttgaattcgattttaaattaaaatcaatttcgttTTACTTTATAATTATTCAAAGAAGCAagtcttttatttttggtttttgagaaaatgataataaaaaataataaatacttgggttgggataaaatctattttgattgatatagaattaaatttccttcaaaatgagtccaaactcgactattttatcttgtttagttctcgagatattcaaattttaaagtatgattattattaaagatggcggattattaccattaatttttttatgacaacttttttattttttatcataaatatatcatgtttggtatcaaattaaaggaaatttaaaatcctaTCGATCTATGAtaactttataattaattatgcaTAAAGAggtggtaataataataaattaagtgattttaattaaaaatttttgaattcaattttaaattaaaatcaatttcgttttaatttataatgatccaaataaacaattcttttatttttggtttttgagaaaatgataataaaaaataataaatacttgGGTTGGGATAAAATCTATTTTGATTGATATAGAATTGAATTTCcttcaaaatgagtccaaactcgactattttatcttgtttaattctcgagatattcaaattttaaagtatgattattatcaaagatggcggattattaccattaatttttttatgacaacttctttgttttttatcataaatatatcgtgtttcatatcaaattaaagaaaatttaaaatcctaTCGATCTATGAtaactttataattaattatgcaTACAGAggtggtaataataataaattaagtgatttgaattaaaaatttttaattcgattttaaattaaaatcaatttcattttactttataatgattaaaataagcaatttcttttattttaagttttcgtGAAAAAGATagtaaaaagtaataaaaacatgggttgggataaaatttattttgattgatATAGAATTGAGTCTCCTTCAAAACGAGTCCATACTCGACTATTTTATCTTGTTTGGTTCTCGAGATATtcgaattttaaagttttttattatcaaagatggcaggttattaccattaattttcttatcgcaacttttttgttttttaatataaatatatcgtgtttggtatcaaattaaaggaaatttaaaatcctaTCCAtctattataaatttgataattaattatgcCGTAAAGAggtggtaataataataaattaagtgattttaattaaaaatttttaattcgactttaaattaaaatcaatttcgttTTACTTTATAATGATtcaaacaaacaatttttttattttatggtttttgagaaaatgataataaaaagtaataaaaacttGAGTTgggataaaatttattttgattaatataGAATAGAGTCTCCTTCAAAaagagtccaaactcgactatTTTATCTTGTTTGGTTCAATTAATAATGTTCAGTAAAGAggaggtaataataataaattaagtgattttaattacaaatttttgaattcgattttaaattaaaatcaatttcgttCTAATTTCTAACGattcaaataaacaatttcttttattttgagtttttctgaaaaagataataaaaaatagtaaaaactTGGGTTgggataaaatttatattggtTGATATAGAATTGagtttcctttaaaatgagtccaaattCGACTATTTTATCTTGTTTGGTTCTCGAGATATTCGAATTTTAAAGCGGATTATTACcattaatgtttttatgaaaactcttttgtttttaaacataaatatatcgtgtttggtatcaattaagtgattttaattaaaaatgtttgaattcgattttaaatcaaaaccaATTTCGTTTTACTTTATAATGATTCAAATAagcaattcttttatttttagtttttgagaaaatgataataaaaaataataaaaacttgatAATAGAAACTTTGATTGATATAGAATTGAATTTCcttcaaaatgagtccaaactcgactatttaattttgtttagttcttgattattatcaaagatggcgGGTTATTACCATTAATTCTTTagtcataacttttttgttttttatcataaatatatcgtgtttggtatcaaattaaaggaaatttaaaatcctaTCGATCTATGATAAACATTTTGATATAACAGACTTTcggctataacggacactctCTTCCCccatattaatccgttatatcgagattttactatacttttattattattatttaagtttaaaataaattaaaaataatctcaTTAAGAAATCGTTTAGTTTTTAGATTCCAAAAGTGTTTGTATGGTTACACAACATCCCCATCAAAAAATGACAAGAAATTCATCACAAGTCCTTCCTTTAACGTAAAAGTAAcccattgtatttttg
This region of Onthophagus taurus isolate NC chromosome 3, IU_Otau_3.0, whole genome shotgun sequence genomic DNA includes:
- the LOC111419457 gene encoding pseudouridine-5'-phosphatase-like isoform X3, giving the protein MKLAKEFDKEFSHELEMKILGRKEEDGAIIFCTDLELPISVDEFLELYYPICEETLTEPSLLPGAEKLVRHLAKHNIPIAIATSGNEWLSKIKTQNHVNLFSEFHHTVYGSSDPEVVNGKPAPDIYLICASRFPDNPSPDKVLVFEDAPNGVEGAYSAGMQVVMIPAPEVEEELKRHATLVLTTMEDFVPETFGLPPYDE
- the LOC111419457 gene encoding pseudouridine-5'-phosphatase-like isoform X1, with protein sequence MGDKVVKFEPITHVIFDMDGLLLDTEKVYESIIKKIASKYGKEYTLEVRSELTGRTQVDSAKIAVEKMKLPITIDEYLEQYHPLCREFLQTPDLMPGAEKLVRHLAKHNIPIAIATSGNEWLSKIKTQNHVNLFSEFHHTVYGSSDPEVVNGKPAPDIYLICASRFPDNPSPDKVLVFEDAPNGVEGAYSAGMQVVMIPAPEVEEELKRHATLVLTTMEDFVPETFGLPPYDE
- the LOC111419457 gene encoding pseudouridine-5'-phosphatase-like isoform X2; translated protein: MSLNENRFNEVTHVIFDLDGTLIDSEKIYKNVFMKLAKEFDKEFSHELEMKILGRKEEDGAIIFCTDLELPISVDEFLELYYPICEETLTEPSLLPGAEKLVRHLAKHNIPIAIATSGNEWLSKIKTQNHVNLFSEFHHTVYGSSDPEVVNGKPAPDIYLICASRFPDNPSPDKVLVFEDAPNGVEGAYSAGMQVVMIPAPEVEEELKRHATLVLTTMEDFVPETFGLPPYDE